From a single bacterium genomic region:
- a CDS encoding MotA/TolQ/ExbB proton channel family protein, translating to MTLPAGILLQMATPVASAETKSILHMVFSSDPLVKAVLLILIFFSVTSWAIIFYKYAQVKRAKKTSDKFSQIFDQTYTIEEMLTKSAPQDGNPLYSIFSSGISEILRAKQAKAKDPSTRASISLDHIRKNIRRAESDEMARLEQLTSFLATTASASPFIGLFGTVWGILTAFWAIGQQKSSSLAVVGPYIAEALIATAVGLAAAIPAVIAYNYFVSRLKVLGKDLNDFSIDLEHRIEKEYF from the coding sequence ATGACCCTTCCCGCCGGTATCCTTTTGCAGATGGCCACGCCGGTCGCCTCGGCCGAAACCAAGTCCATCTTACACATGGTCTTCTCCAGCGATCCCCTGGTCAAGGCGGTGCTGCTCATTTTGATCTTCTTCTCGGTCACCAGCTGGGCCATCATCTTTTACAAATATGCCCAAGTGAAGAGGGCCAAGAAGACTTCCGACAAGTTCTCCCAGATTTTCGACCAGACCTACACGATCGAGGAAATGCTGACCAAGTCGGCCCCCCAGGACGGCAACCCGCTTTACTCGATCTTCTCCTCCGGGATCAGCGAGATCCTCCGGGCCAAGCAGGCCAAGGCCAAGGATCCCTCGACCCGGGCCAGCATTAGTTTAGACCATATTCGAAAGAACATTCGTCGTGCCGAGAGCGACGAGATGGCGCGCCTGGAGCAGCTCACCTCCTTCCTGGCGACGACGGCTTCGGCCTCGCCCTTCATCGGCCTCTTCGGCACGGTTTGGGGCATCCTGACGGCTTTCTGGGCCATCGGCCAGCAGAAGTCCTCGAGCCTGGCGGTGGTCGGGCCCTACATCGCCGAAGCCCTCATCGCCACCGCGGTCGGCTTGGCGGCGGCGATTCCGGCGGTCATCGCTTACAACTACTTCGTGAGCCGGCTGAAGGTATTGGGCAAGGACTTGAACGACTTTTCCATCGATCTGGAGCACCGCATCGAGAAGGAATATTTCTAA
- a CDS encoding energy transducer TonB, with the protein MEPKLKKYFLYSLSFHALVITLLLLFGGEGPPPPPPKTQVTMIRLSRGAGDLNAPLFQKPAFQPKPTEPQPAPPQPAAPPIPVAKPAPVVPAKPITPPAPAKPPTPVQPTVHLGKDKTPPKPQPAKPAQPQPPAQPAAPAPDEAKLAEALGQVQKELEQREVTAQTPPAPAGAPDGSGSGAPAGVPGGQIGAADPGLAQYQSTVRSKIVRTWVRANTGPDDGQAIRTRVQVRINASGQVIGKNVVKSSGNESFDLSALRAIERASPLPPPPPGLEAEALSEGFVVDFSSRMLGRK; encoded by the coding sequence GTGGAACCTAAGCTGAAAAAATACTTCCTTTACTCCCTGAGCTTCCACGCTCTGGTGATCACCCTTCTCCTGCTCTTCGGCGGCGAAGGGCCACCCCCACCTCCGCCCAAGACCCAGGTGACGATGATCCGGCTCTCGCGCGGGGCCGGAGATTTGAACGCGCCGCTCTTTCAAAAGCCGGCCTTTCAGCCCAAGCCGACCGAGCCCCAACCGGCACCGCCCCAGCCGGCGGCACCGCCGATCCCGGTGGCCAAGCCGGCACCGGTCGTGCCGGCCAAGCCGATCACTCCGCCGGCCCCGGCCAAACCGCCGACGCCGGTCCAGCCGACGGTTCATTTGGGCAAGGACAAAACGCCGCCGAAACCGCAGCCGGCCAAACCGGCTCAGCCTCAACCGCCGGCCCAGCCGGCGGCGCCGGCGCCCGATGAAGCCAAGTTGGCCGAAGCTCTTGGCCAAGTGCAAAAGGAATTGGAACAGCGCGAAGTCACCGCCCAGACGCCGCCGGCCCCGGCCGGCGCGCCCGACGGCAGCGGCAGCGGCGCTCCGGCCGGAGTGCCCGGCGGCCAAATCGGCGCCGCCGATCCCGGCTTGGCCCAGTATCAATCGACGGTCCGCTCCAAGATCGTCCGGACTTGGGTGCGAGCCAACACCGGCCCCGACGACGGCCAGGCGATCCGGACCCGGGTGCAAGTTCGGATCAACGCTTCGGGCCAAGTCATCGGCAAGAACGTCGTCAAGAGCAGCGGCAACGAGAGCTTCGACCTCTCGGCACTCCGGGCCATCGAGCGGGCTTCGCCGCTGCCGCCGCCGCCCCCCGGCCTCGAAGCCGAAGCGCTGTCCGAAGGTTTTGTTGTCGATTTCTCTTCGCGCATGCTAGGCCGAAAATAA
- the murI gene encoding glutamate racemase encodes MDLPIGIFDSGLGGLTVLREIEKALPSEDLIYVGDTARVPYGIKSAETVTRYSREICDFLVGRGVKAIVVACNTSSALALEAIRPHYSVPLLGVIEPGAQAAAAATQRQSIGVIGTEGTVKSQSYPQAIRRRLPEAMVESRACPLFVPLVEEGWARHEITRQVAEVYLAPWQGRELDTLILGCTHYPILKPLLQEVMGPGVTLVDSAQETAKALKVLLEERGLLAANSKTGSRRFFTTDAPQKMVELAARFLGHEIPSAELARLGSD; translated from the coding sequence ATGGACCTTCCCATCGGCATTTTCGATTCCGGCCTGGGCGGGCTCACCGTTCTCCGCGAAATCGAGAAGGCCCTCCCGTCGGAAGACCTGATCTACGTCGGCGACACCGCCCGCGTTCCCTACGGCATCAAATCGGCCGAGACCGTGACCCGCTATTCCCGGGAGATTTGCGATTTCCTGGTCGGACGCGGAGTGAAGGCCATCGTCGTTGCCTGCAATACCTCCTCGGCCTTGGCCTTGGAGGCGATCCGACCGCACTACTCGGTTCCGCTGCTCGGCGTCATCGAGCCCGGCGCCCAAGCCGCCGCCGCCGCGACCCAGCGCCAATCCATCGGCGTGATCGGGACCGAGGGCACGGTCAAGTCCCAAAGCTATCCCCAGGCCATCCGCCGCCGCCTGCCCGAGGCGATGGTCGAGAGCCGGGCCTGCCCGCTCTTCGTCCCCTTGGTCGAGGAAGGCTGGGCTCGCCACGAGATCACCCGCCAAGTGGCCGAGGTTTACTTGGCGCCTTGGCAGGGCCGTGAGCTCGACACTCTGATCCTGGGTTGCACCCACTATCCGATTCTCAAGCCGCTTTTGCAGGAGGTGATGGGCCCCGGGGTGACCCTGGTCGATTCGGCCCAGGAGACCGCCAAGGCCTTGAAGGTCCTGCTGGAGGAGCGGGGCCTCCTCGCCGCCAATTCCAAGACCGGCTCACGTCGTTTTTTCACCACCGACGCCCCCCAAAAGATGGTCGAGCTGGCGGCTCGTTTCTTGGGGCATGAGATTCCCTCGGCCGAGCTGGCCCGGCTGGGCTCGGATTAG
- a CDS encoding transketolase encodes MNPKASIPELKEIARNLRVDCLKMLHKAKSGHTGGPLGIMDLITVLYFREMRHDPKNPHWEDRDRFILANGHCCPAIYVALARAGYFPKSELDRLRQIGSPLQGHPKLKVDWGIEMSTGSLGQGMSVGNGMAFAARLDKKDHTIYSMHSDGEAQEGMLWEAALTAGHHRLDNRIGLMDFNGIQIDGFNKDIKDVAPLEDKFLAFRWAVRSIDGHNYEEILDAFDWAKKTKGKPKMIIARTILGKGVSFFENLPKYHGVTPSDDELKKALQELGEKI; translated from the coding sequence ATGAACCCAAAAGCTAGCATTCCAGAACTCAAAGAAATCGCCAGGAATCTGCGCGTCGACTGCCTCAAGATGCTGCACAAGGCCAAGAGCGGCCATACCGGCGGCCCGCTCGGCATCATGGACCTGATCACGGTCCTTTATTTCCGCGAAATGCGCCACGACCCCAAGAATCCCCATTGGGAAGACCGCGACCGCTTCATCCTGGCCAACGGCCACTGCTGCCCGGCGATCTACGTCGCCCTGGCTCGGGCCGGCTATTTCCCGAAGTCGGAGCTCGATCGTCTTCGCCAGATCGGCAGTCCGCTCCAGGGCCATCCCAAGCTCAAGGTCGACTGGGGCATCGAGATGTCCACCGGCTCGCTCGGACAGGGCATGTCGGTCGGAAACGGCATGGCCTTCGCCGCCCGCCTCGACAAGAAGGACCACACCATCTACTCGATGCATTCCGACGGCGAAGCCCAGGAAGGCATGCTCTGGGAAGCGGCTCTGACCGCCGGCCACCACCGCCTCGACAACCGGATCGGCTTGATGGACTTCAACGGCATCCAGATCGACGGCTTCAACAAGGACATCAAGGACGTTGCGCCGCTCGAAGACAAGTTCCTGGCCTTCCGCTGGGCGGTGCGCAGCATCGACGGCCACAACTACGAAGAGATCCTCGACGCCTTCGATTGGGCCAAGAAGACCAAGGGCAAACCCAAGATGATCATCGCCCGCACCATCCTGGGCAAGGGCGTCTCCTTCTTCGAGAACCTACCGAAGTACCACGGCGTCACCCCGAGCGACGACGAGTTGAAGAAGGCGCTGCAAGAATTGGGAGAGAAGATTTAA
- a CDS encoding poly(R)-hydroxyalkanoic acid synthase subunit PhaE, protein MSIRTAMEEAFQRGEKIKEQIFHDVMNSEAMGNLMQNEYFLRSLSALMNTKYELKKSLRTNLKSVLKIFDLPTRDEINTMERKLHRLETEIDGIHRKVMTARLAKPAKTVKRAKAHK, encoded by the coding sequence ATGAGTATCCGCACGGCGATGGAAGAAGCTTTTCAACGCGGAGAAAAAATCAAGGAACAGATTTTTCATGACGTGATGAACTCCGAGGCCATGGGCAATCTGATGCAGAACGAATATTTCCTGCGCTCGCTCAGCGCCCTCATGAACACCAAGTACGAGTTGAAGAAGTCCCTTCGCACCAACCTCAAGTCGGTGCTCAAGATCTTCGACCTGCCGACTCGCGACGAGATCAACACGATGGAGCGCAAGCTTCACCGCCTCGAAACCGAGATCGACGGCATCCACCGCAAAGTCATGACCGCCCGATTGGCCAAGCCGGCCAAGACCGTGAAGCGGGCCAAGGCTCATAAATAA
- the tolR gene encoding protein TolR — MAFTAPNNTKGPRTTLAEINIVPLVDVMLVLLIIFMVTAPLLQEGIDVDLPQASASAAPSGKDDKIITIDKSGQIFLSSDPNQPYDSSALTQRLVTLFSGQTEKVVYLRADRNVPYGSVVQVMSACKQAGIERIGMVTEPETNKGGT; from the coding sequence ATGGCCTTCACCGCCCCAAATAATACCAAGGGTCCGCGAACCACCTTGGCCGAGATCAACATCGTCCCGCTGGTCGACGTCATGCTGGTGTTGCTGATCATCTTCATGGTCACGGCGCCGCTGCTCCAGGAAGGCATCGACGTCGATCTGCCCCAGGCCAGCGCTTCGGCCGCGCCCTCGGGCAAGGACGACAAGATCATCACCATCGACAAGTCGGGACAAATCTTCCTCTCCAGCGACCCCAATCAGCCTTACGACAGCAGCGCCTTGACCCAACGCTTGGTGACCCTCTTCAGCGGACAGACCGAAAAGGTGGTCTATCTGCGGGCCGACCGCAACGTGCCTTACGGCTCGGTGGTTCAGGTGATGTCGGCCTGCAAGCAAGCGGGCATCGAACGGATCGGCATGGTGACCGAGCCTGAGACGAACAAGGGTGGAACCTAA
- the tolB gene encoding Tol-Pal system beta propeller repeat protein TolB, whose product MKRLTLFAYLLCLSVLPLRAQAAIYILIDQFSPEHKFPIAVADLVEKKSGQADAQGVEIADLLRKNLKLAGYFDIVDKANYQDRSAALKPEEVDFGLWTATGATVFVKGGYQKKGKNLVIEFRLYDPNLKQMLVGKEYKVPQDKAYAAVHRFADEILLALTGERGIFNTKIAAACGPRGKEQLVLMNVDGSEREPLTKNNAMNLSPTWAPDGGQLVFTSYAKFFPELYSISVKGGKPKRLTFNNKLNITPSYAPDGSTVAFSSSMAGDPDLYLIDPQTQQTTQITRSQGIDISPSFSPDGNLIAFASEQAGNLHIFVTDKTGAAPKRLTFTGYQNDTPEWSPRGDKIAYVKRADGGFNVFLMNADGSVPQQLTSGAGNNENPAFSPDGRYIAFSSSRNKGSNLFLMMWDGSNQTAITSDGQCKTPDWSNWLEETKKNEKEKKD is encoded by the coding sequence ATGAAACGCCTGACCCTCTTTGCCTATTTGCTTTGCCTGTCCGTTCTGCCGCTGCGCGCCCAAGCTGCGATCTACATCCTGATCGATCAATTCTCGCCGGAGCATAAATTTCCCATCGCGGTCGCCGATTTGGTCGAAAAGAAAAGCGGCCAAGCCGACGCCCAGGGCGTCGAGATCGCCGACCTCCTCCGCAAAAACCTCAAGCTGGCCGGCTATTTCGACATCGTCGACAAGGCCAATTACCAGGATCGAAGCGCCGCCCTGAAGCCCGAGGAAGTGGACTTCGGCCTCTGGACCGCCACCGGTGCGACGGTCTTCGTGAAGGGCGGCTATCAAAAGAAAGGCAAGAACCTGGTCATCGAATTCCGGCTCTACGACCCCAATTTAAAGCAGATGCTGGTCGGCAAGGAATACAAAGTCCCGCAGGACAAGGCCTACGCCGCGGTTCACCGCTTCGCCGACGAGATCCTGCTGGCTTTGACCGGCGAACGCGGCATTTTCAACACCAAGATCGCCGCCGCCTGCGGGCCCCGCGGCAAGGAGCAGCTCGTCCTGATGAACGTCGACGGCAGCGAACGCGAGCCGCTCACCAAAAACAACGCGATGAACCTCTCGCCGACCTGGGCGCCCGACGGCGGCCAGCTCGTCTTCACCTCCTACGCCAAGTTCTTCCCCGAGCTCTATTCGATCTCGGTCAAGGGCGGCAAACCCAAGCGCCTGACCTTCAACAACAAGCTCAACATCACGCCGTCCTACGCGCCGGACGGATCGACCGTCGCCTTCTCCTCGAGCATGGCCGGCGATCCCGACCTCTACCTGATCGATCCCCAGACCCAGCAGACGACCCAAATCACCCGGAGCCAGGGCATCGACATCTCGCCTTCCTTCTCGCCCGACGGCAACCTGATCGCCTTCGCCTCGGAGCAGGCCGGCAACCTCCACATTTTCGTCACCGACAAGACCGGCGCGGCGCCCAAGCGGCTGACCTTCACCGGCTACCAGAACGACACGCCGGAGTGGTCGCCGCGCGGCGACAAGATCGCTTACGTCAAGCGGGCCGATGGCGGCTTCAACGTCTTCCTGATGAACGCCGACGGATCGGTGCCCCAGCAGCTCACTTCGGGCGCGGGCAACAACGAGAACCCGGCTTTCTCGCCCGACGGCCGCTACATCGCCTTCTCCTCGAGCCGGAACAAGGGCTCCAACCTCTTCCTGATGATGTGGGACGGCTCCAACCAGACCGCCATCACCAGCGACGGCCAATGCAAGACTCCCGATTGGTCGAATTGGCTGGAAGAAACCAAGAAGAACGAGAAGGAAAAAAAGGATTAG